The Ictalurus furcatus strain D&B chromosome 5, Billie_1.0, whole genome shotgun sequence genome includes a region encoding these proteins:
- the cdo1 gene encoding cysteine dioxygenase type 1, with product MEHTEMVKPETLEDLIKILHQIFESDSVNIEEVQSIMESYESKPQEWKKFAKFDQYRYTRNLVDEGNGKFNLMILCWGEGHGSSIHDHTDSHCFMKLLQGQLKETLFEWPDSKGHGDMVQKSQRILQENQCAYINDSIGLHRVENVSHTECAASLHLYSPPFQYCQTFDQRTGHKNTVKMTFWSKFGKKTPFETTVSQENN from the exons ATGGAGCACACTGAAATGGTCAAGCCAGAGACGCTGGAGGATCTGATTAAAATTCTCCACCAGATTTTCGAAAGTGACAGTGTCAATATTGAGGAGGTGCAGAGTATTATGGAGTCATACGAAAGTAAACCACAGGAATGGAAGAAATTTGCAAAATTTGACCAATACAG GTATACCAGGAATCTTGTCGATGAGGGCAATGGCAAATTCAACCTTATGATTCTATGTTGGGGTGAAGGGCATGGCAG TAGTATCCATGACCATACAGACTCACACTGCTTCATGAAGCTCTTGCAAGGCCAGCTGAAAGAGACTCTGTTCGAATGGCCTGACAGTAAAGGGCATGGAGACATGGTCCAGAAATCTCAGCGCATCTTGCAGGAAAACCAGTGTGCTTATATTAATG ATTCCATTGGCCTTCACCGGGTAGAAAACGTCAGTCACACGGAATGTGCAGCCAGCTTGCACTTGTACAGCCCTCCTTTCCAGTATTGTCAGACATTTGACCAGAGAACGGGACATAAGAACACAGTCAAAATGACATTCTGGAGTAAATTTGGCAAGAAGACACCATTT GAAACTACAGTCTCACAAGAAAATAACTGA